In one Brassica oleracea var. oleracea cultivar TO1000 chromosome C9, BOL, whole genome shotgun sequence genomic region, the following are encoded:
- the LOC106318967 gene encoding uncharacterized protein LOC106318967 isoform X1 has protein sequence MEKRRSPRSSKSPGTATFPKSPLVYESYKSGCGWKLINFFDFRHVKSGNKKLSSDKKPIRDSAGNVYTKSQLDLLNRLHDKCQCHDRIVEGESSYKPKTRRRSLSSETEDESYEPKPVQGLLEREIKRIKNLREATSLSGVEKTNDKAKQMDLKNGRDCKKSSEINLQVRVNETLICSKAEEKGKHRSNQFMEALDILSSNKELFITLLQDPNSISAKKGQDLERPQVKELRDKSFSVADDLDNIVLLKPRLSSSVRFKHLAKKVKLVVGSNKDSNHTETTPECSGKARETEAFAVRKSDDSTSTVGYRSPESPVFRRKKRVESDVFKLSLEKDVLPRRFLVERQQERSNSSPVYEVPKALSSLETKLKEIRQKLEKRRESFKLWSLDKDLEVFDPNPPNSNDNCTSLVMIHLEEETVEEKIGLVSFDDLLLEKDSVLKFVKKVLEASKLNWTNLMARCNEETSLLDEFSHGNHNNGQLLLVLDYTDEILREINRQDIIRFWPFLPSSLREEDLIQETLRRFDWSSLSCDTPTSTLDQIIETDVVKPSCLWSGFRDENEGVVSDVAETILQRLVLDISHELRTMQDM, from the exons ATGGAGAAAAGGAGATCACCAAGAAGCAGCAAGAGTCCTGGAACTGCAACTTTCCCTAAAAGCCCTCTTGTCTACGAGAGTTATAAGTCTGGTTGTGGTTGGAAACTGATCAACTTCTTTGATTTCAGACATGTTAAATCTGGTAATAAGAAACTGAGTTCAGACAAGAAACCCATCAGAGATTCTGCAG GTAATGTTTACACTAAAAGCCAACTTGATCTGCTCAACAGACTTCATGATAAATGTCAGTGTCATGAT CGGATTGTGGAAGGAGAGAGTTCATATAAGCCTAAAACAAGGAGAAGATCTTTAAGTTCTGAAACAGAAGATGAGAGCTATGAACCAAAACCTGTCCAGGGTTTACTAGAGAGAGAGATAAAGAGGATCAAGAATCTAAGGGAGGCCACTTCTTTGAGTGGAGTTGAGAAGACAAATGATAAGGCTAAGCAAATGGATTTGAAGAATGGGAGAGATTGTAAGAAGAGCTCAGAGATTAACCTTCAAGTTCGTGTGAATGAAACGTTGATCTGTTCCAAGGCAGAGGAGAAAGGAAAACACCGGTCTAATCAGTTCATGGAAGCATTAGATATCCTAAGTTCTAACAAAGAATTGTTCATTACACTCTTACAAGATCCCAATTCTATCTCAGCCAAGAAAGGTCAAGACTTGGAGAGACCTCAGGTGAAGGAACTGCGTGATAAATCTTTTTCAGTGGCTGACGATTTGGATAACATTGTTCTCTTGAAGCCCAGATTATCAAGCTCGGTGAGATTCAAACATCTAGCCAAGAAGGTGAAGCTTGTTGTTGGATCTAACAAAGACAGTAACCACACAGAAACTACACCAGAATGTAGCGGCAAAGCTAGAGAAACTGAAGCTTTTGCTGTAAGAAAAAGTGATGATTCTACCAGTACAGTTGGCTATAGAAGCCCGGAGTCACCGGTGTTTAGACGCAAGAAACGGGTTGAGTCTGATGTCTTCAAGCTAAGCCTTGAGAAGGATGTTTTGCCAAGAAGATTCTTGGTGGAAAGGCAACAGGAGAGATCAAATTCTTCACCGGTTTATGAAGTTCCCAAGGCATTGAGTAGCTTGGAGACAAAACTCAAAGAGATAAGACAGAAGCTGGAGAAGAGAAGAGAGAGCTTCAAGCTGTGGTCCTTGGACAAGGACTTGGAGGTTTTTGATCCAAATCCTCCCAACTCCAACGACAATTGTACAAGTCTAGTGATGATCCATTTGGAAGAAGAAACAGTAGAAGAGAAGATTGGATTAGTATCGTTTGATGATCTTCTTCTAGAGAAAGACTCTGTTCTCAAGTTTGTGAAGAAAGTTCTTGAAGCTTCAAAACTGAACTGGACTAACCTCATGGCGAGATGCAACGAAGAGACATCACTGCTCGACGAGTTCTCACACGGCAATCACAACAACGGTCAGCTTCTTCTTGTTCTTGATTACACAGACGAGATTCTCCGCGAGATTAACCGTCAAGACATAATCAGGTTTTGGCCTTTCTTACCATCTTCCCTTAGAGAAGAAGACCTGATTCAGGAGACGCTGAGACGTTTTGACTGGAGTTCACTCAGCTGTGACACTCCAACAAGTACATTGGATCAGATCATTGAGACTGATGTGGTAAAGCCATCATGTCTTTGGTCGGGTTTTCGTGATGAAAATGAAGGTGTTGTCTCTGATGTAGCTGAAACTATTCTGCAGCGGTTGGTGCTTGACATCTCCCATGAGCTAAGAACAATGCAGGATATGTAG
- the LOC106318967 gene encoding uncharacterized protein LOC106318967 isoform X2 has protein sequence MFTLKANLICSTDFMINRIVEGESSYKPKTRRRSLSSETEDESYEPKPVQGLLEREIKRIKNLREATSLSGVEKTNDKAKQMDLKNGRDCKKSSEINLQVRVNETLICSKAEEKGKHRSNQFMEALDILSSNKELFITLLQDPNSISAKKGQDLERPQVKELRDKSFSVADDLDNIVLLKPRLSSSVRFKHLAKKVKLVVGSNKDSNHTETTPECSGKARETEAFAVRKSDDSTSTVGYRSPESPVFRRKKRVESDVFKLSLEKDVLPRRFLVERQQERSNSSPVYEVPKALSSLETKLKEIRQKLEKRRESFKLWSLDKDLEVFDPNPPNSNDNCTSLVMIHLEEETVEEKIGLVSFDDLLLEKDSVLKFVKKVLEASKLNWTNLMARCNEETSLLDEFSHGNHNNGQLLLVLDYTDEILREINRQDIIRFWPFLPSSLREEDLIQETLRRFDWSSLSCDTPTSTLDQIIETDVVKPSCLWSGFRDENEGVVSDVAETILQRLVLDISHELRTMQDM, from the exons ATGTTTACACTAAAAGCCAACTTGATCTGCTCAACAGACTTCATGATAAAT CGGATTGTGGAAGGAGAGAGTTCATATAAGCCTAAAACAAGGAGAAGATCTTTAAGTTCTGAAACAGAAGATGAGAGCTATGAACCAAAACCTGTCCAGGGTTTACTAGAGAGAGAGATAAAGAGGATCAAGAATCTAAGGGAGGCCACTTCTTTGAGTGGAGTTGAGAAGACAAATGATAAGGCTAAGCAAATGGATTTGAAGAATGGGAGAGATTGTAAGAAGAGCTCAGAGATTAACCTTCAAGTTCGTGTGAATGAAACGTTGATCTGTTCCAAGGCAGAGGAGAAAGGAAAACACCGGTCTAATCAGTTCATGGAAGCATTAGATATCCTAAGTTCTAACAAAGAATTGTTCATTACACTCTTACAAGATCCCAATTCTATCTCAGCCAAGAAAGGTCAAGACTTGGAGAGACCTCAGGTGAAGGAACTGCGTGATAAATCTTTTTCAGTGGCTGACGATTTGGATAACATTGTTCTCTTGAAGCCCAGATTATCAAGCTCGGTGAGATTCAAACATCTAGCCAAGAAGGTGAAGCTTGTTGTTGGATCTAACAAAGACAGTAACCACACAGAAACTACACCAGAATGTAGCGGCAAAGCTAGAGAAACTGAAGCTTTTGCTGTAAGAAAAAGTGATGATTCTACCAGTACAGTTGGCTATAGAAGCCCGGAGTCACCGGTGTTTAGACGCAAGAAACGGGTTGAGTCTGATGTCTTCAAGCTAAGCCTTGAGAAGGATGTTTTGCCAAGAAGATTCTTGGTGGAAAGGCAACAGGAGAGATCAAATTCTTCACCGGTTTATGAAGTTCCCAAGGCATTGAGTAGCTTGGAGACAAAACTCAAAGAGATAAGACAGAAGCTGGAGAAGAGAAGAGAGAGCTTCAAGCTGTGGTCCTTGGACAAGGACTTGGAGGTTTTTGATCCAAATCCTCCCAACTCCAACGACAATTGTACAAGTCTAGTGATGATCCATTTGGAAGAAGAAACAGTAGAAGAGAAGATTGGATTAGTATCGTTTGATGATCTTCTTCTAGAGAAAGACTCTGTTCTCAAGTTTGTGAAGAAAGTTCTTGAAGCTTCAAAACTGAACTGGACTAACCTCATGGCGAGATGCAACGAAGAGACATCACTGCTCGACGAGTTCTCACACGGCAATCACAACAACGGTCAGCTTCTTCTTGTTCTTGATTACACAGACGAGATTCTCCGCGAGATTAACCGTCAAGACATAATCAGGTTTTGGCCTTTCTTACCATCTTCCCTTAGAGAAGAAGACCTGATTCAGGAGACGCTGAGACGTTTTGACTGGAGTTCACTCAGCTGTGACACTCCAACAAGTACATTGGATCAGATCATTGAGACTGATGTGGTAAAGCCATCATGTCTTTGGTCGGGTTTTCGTGATGAAAATGAAGGTGTTGTCTCTGATGTAGCTGAAACTATTCTGCAGCGGTTGGTGCTTGACATCTCCCATGAGCTAAGAACAATGCAGGATATGTAG
- the LOC106319451 gene encoding GMP synthase [glutamine-hydrolyzing]: METPTMKPDTVLILDFGSQYTHLITRRIRSLNVFSLVLSGTSSLKQISSHNPRVVILSGGPHSVHAPDAPSFPEGFVEWAEGNGVHVLGICYGLQLIVQRLGGVVVEGESKEYGKMEIEVKGGESEIFGKGRVGEKQVVWMSHGDEALKLPDGFEVVAQSAQGAVAALENRGRRIYGLQYHPEVTHSPKGMETLKHFLFDVCGVSADWKMEDLMEEEIKVINNTVAADEHVICALSGGVDSTVAATLVHKAIGDRLHCIFVDNGLLRYKEQERVMDTFERDLHLPVTCVDASEQFLSQLKGVVDPETKRKIIGKEFINIFDQFAHELEKKHGKKPAFLVQGTLYPDVIESCPPPGTDRTHSHTIKSHHNVGGLPKDMKLKLIEPLKLLFKDEVRELGRILNVPVGFLKRHPFPGPGLAVRVLGDVTQGNALEVLRQVDEIFIQSIRDAGLYDSIWQAFAVFLPVRSVGVQGDKRTHSHVVALRAVTSQDGMTADWFNFEHKFLDDVSRKICNSVQGVNRVVQDITSKPPSTIEWE; this comes from the exons ATGGAGACTCCCACGATGAAGCCCGACACAGTCCTCATCCTCGACTTCGGCTCCCAATACACCCACCTCATCACCCGCCGCATCCGCTCCCTCAACGTCTTCTCCCTCGTCCTCAGCGGCACCTCCTCCCTCAAACAAATCTCCAGCCACAACCCCCGCGTCGTCATCCTCTCCGGCGGCCCGCACTCCGTCCACGCGCCCGACGCGCCGAGTTTCCCCGAAGGGTTCGTCGAGTGGGCTGAAGGGAATGGTGTTCACGTTTTGGGGATTTGCTACGGGTTGCAGCTGATTGTGCAGAGGCTTGGGGGTGTTGTTGTGGAAGGGGAGAGTAAGGAGTATGGGAAGATGGAGATTGAGGTGAAGGGTGGGGAGAGTGAGATTTTTGGGAAGGGGAGGGTTGGGGAGAAGCAGGTGGTTTGGATGAGTCATGGTGATGAGGCTCTGAAGCTTCCTGATGGGTTTGAGGTTGTGGCTCAGAGTGCTCAGGGTGCTGTTGCTGCTTTGGAGAATCGGGGGAGGAGGATTTATGGGTTGCAGTATCATCCTGAG GTGACGCATTCACCAAAAGGAATGGAGACACTAAAGCACTTCCTCTTTGATGTGTGTGGAGTATCTGCGGACTGGAAGATGGAGGATCTGATGGAAGAAGAGATCAAAGTGATTAACAATACCGTTGCAGCTGATGAACATGTCATCTGCGCTTTGTCAGGAGGTGTGGACTCTACTGTTGCCGCAACTCTTGTTCACAAGGCTATTGGAGATAGGCTTCATTGCATCTTTGTCGACAACGGGCTATTGAG GTATAAGGAGCAAGAACGTGTGATGGATACATTTGAGAGAGACTTGCATCTACCTGTTACTTGTGTAGACGCATCTGAGCAGTTTCTGAGTCAACTCAAAGGCGTAGTGGATCCAGAGACCAAGAGGAAGATTATCGGAAAGGAGTTTATCAACATTTTTGATCAGTTTGCCCATGAGTTAGAGAAGAAGCATGGGAAGAAACCCGCTTTTCTAGTTCAAGGGACTCTGTACCCTGATGTGATTGAGTCGTGTCCTCCCCCCGGTACTGACAGGACCCATTCACACACCATCAAAAGTCATCATAACGTAGGAGGTCTCCCTAAAGACATGAAACTGAAGCTCATTGAACCACTCAAGCTTCTCTTCAAAGACGAG GTCCGTGAGCTTGGAAGAATCTTGAATGTTCCCGTAGGATTCTTGAAGCGTCACCCGTTCCCTGGTCCAGGGCTCGCAGTTAGAGTCTTGGGAGATGTTACTCAAGGAAACGCCCTTGAGGTTCTTCGTCAG GTTGATGAGATCTTCATCCAATCAATCAGAGACGCGGGTCTCTATGATTCGATCTGGCAAGCTTTTGCAGTGTTCTTGCCTGTAAGATCAGTTGGAGTCCAAGGTGACAAGAGAACACATTCTCATGTGGTTGCTCTTCGCGCAGTTACAAGCCAAGATGGAATGACTGCAGATTG GTTCAATTTTGAGCACAAGTTTCTGGATGATGTCTCCCGGAAAATCTGTAACAGTGTTCAAGGAGTAAACCGTGTGGTTCAAGACATTACATCAAAGCCTCCTTCAACGATCGAATGGGAATAA